The Gopherus flavomarginatus isolate rGopFla2 chromosome 16, rGopFla2.mat.asm, whole genome shotgun sequence genomic sequence aactcctcccaatgCCCTCTGCCAATCAAAGTGCAGCACCATCACCCCATAAGTCTCAGTGCTGGGCAGAGGAAGCCATCTCTTACCAAGAGGACGTGTTTCAGAAATTgtggaaaggctgagaggaaaCGTGGACTCCTTTACCACCCCCCTGAGAACTTCAGATTTTGTTTTAGCCCCACGGACCtttggacttgtgtggagaaTTGCTACAGCAGCAACAGTTCCGAAGAGGATGAAGGAGCAGCTGAGGGGATTCCTTTGGCCCAGCCATTGATGGATATGCCAGAACCTGAACCTGAAGCCCAACCATTCATGAGACACCCCGATGAGCATGGTGGCCTCTCATTGTCCTCCACGCTGGAGGAGGAAGGCGATCATTGCTTGGGGGAGTTACCGGCGGACAAGCTGAACAGAAAAGATGTCACTCAGGTAGATGAATGTTTAAGAAGCAACAGTTGATGATGAGGTGTAATGAGCTTAGGAACCTGGggttgtgtaaatctaaaaaaCAAGCAGTGAGAACTTACATTTGTTTCTTGTCTGAGACAGCTCgatgatgcctttctagaggacccAGAGGCCCTGGACAACATTGCATCAAGTAGCAAAGATGAACCGGGCCCGCCTTGTTTTTGCTGAATGCTGCTAAAAATTGTTGAAGAGGACTTCGAGGATGAAGGTTATGAGTTTAGGAGAAGGTTTGGCATAGAACTCGCTGAGCCAGTGCCACATCGTGAGCATAAAAATTTATGTGGGCTGTTGTATGAGTTGCTGTTTGTCCTGTTCTTAATCACTGtcttagggaaaagctttttgaagattgtgagggctgtgtcatagaTGCCCCAGCCCAACAGCACCATGACCGTGTGATTTGGACTTCAACTTTATACGTAAATTTGTAAATTtaaatatgtaaattaaaaaaaacatctaTTGAAAGGGGCTTTGTGACTATCTGCATTTCTGTTAGAAGGTATCTGGCCCTTAAGTGAGCTAAAAGTTTTAATGGAGCCTCTTGGTTTCTTTTCAAGGAGCTGTatgtcttttaaattaaaaaaaatggtttgtgaGAATCtaatttttgtgtttttgtgtaaaaAAGACATCCATTTacagcaaaaagctgaaatgtatgttgtgggagggggaaaatccTAAAAATGTGTTTACAGTGTAACCATTCTGCCCATCAGAGTTGGCAACAACAAGGACTGGATTCAGTATCTAGGAACTccacacaatgcaaaactggctcaagccccaAGCAGTGGGGCACTGagactcccctactacaagctaaaATCACCACTTACTGTGTTAAGTTGTAGGGGGACCTCAGTACTTGTTCACCATTAGCCCAAAATGAATTCCGCTCTGCAGTCTGTAACCAAACTCCTCTTGGACTCAAAATTAGCACTAACATTATGCAGTAGAGACAATGGAATTGGGGGATGGGTCAGTACATCATCAGGTACAAACACCTGTCCCCAGTCTCTCTCAATTTActgagttttggaacccatgtcccttgcctagcgagtgctacttagttgatggcgagTCCCTCCATCATAAAAGGCCAAGTACAGTttcactgtccttgattcacataatcaggataacaacactttattctttctgcctcaataacagagaaactggggatcccacagcagccaaagtgacaatttgggCTACTGTGGGCTCATGATCAGCCCCTGacgttcttttccacaactcaccaccagatgtcagggtagatctcatcctgactctgcttacaacagTAAAACAAACAGGGATGGTTCAGACATGTGCTTGAGTACAATAGAGTTGACTCATTCTGTTGAACTGAATGGTTTTAACCACACCCCCACTGAATAGCGAAGGTAATTGTGATTACTTACCCTTGTTGCCATAGAGATAAATTTGACTGGTGTGC encodes the following:
- the LOC127035293 gene encoding uncharacterized protein LOC127035293 isoform X3 → MDTSPGLGKPNSRTTPVTWVLGLPLRSSPGVKAAKNPVAPYRLTDVLEHELSPTDLWTCVENCYSSNSSEEDEGAAEGIPLAQPLMDMPEPEPEAQPFMRHPDEHGGLSLSSTLEEEGDHCLGELPADKLNRKDVTQLDDAFLEDPEALDNIASSSKDEPGPPCFC